Proteins found in one Crassostrea angulata isolate pt1a10 chromosome 3, ASM2561291v2, whole genome shotgun sequence genomic segment:
- the LOC128176359 gene encoding uncharacterized protein LOC128176359, producing the protein MSSIRSSVHPKQLNQPWGTILKPEYGLGHQKMTDYEIDQTVDRLYKIPATKERVYERPGKKMSDEEIAEMLQRLTKAPVEKIPDSDRRVTKSMYNNMGVVSSYAWKGYN; encoded by the exons ATGTCCAGTATTCGTTCGTCTGTCCATCCTAAACAGCTGAACCAGCCCTGGGGGACGATCCTGAAGCCTGAGTACGGACTGGGTCACCAGAAGATGACTGACTACGAGATTGACCAGACCGTGGACCGCCTGTACAAGATCCCGGCCACCAAGGAGAGGGTGTACGAGAGGCCCGGCAAAAAGATGTCCGATGAGGAAATCGCAGAAATG CTACAGCGTCTGACCAAGGCGCCGGTGGAGAAGATTCCTGACAGTGACCGGCGGGTCACCAAGTCCATGTACAACAATATGGGTGTGGTCAGCTCCTACGCCTGGAAGGGCTACAACTAG